A window of Castanea sativa cultivar Marrone di Chiusa Pesio chromosome 1, ASM4071231v1 contains these coding sequences:
- the LOC142609844 gene encoding UDP-glycosyltransferase 90A1-like: MGSISGDTKPHHVVLFPFMSKGHTIPLLHLARLLLQRRLTVTIFTTPANRPFISESLNDTTAFILDLPFSHNVTDLLAGIESTDKLPSMSMFPSFANATKLMQPDFERALQNLPRVSFMVSDGFLWWTQESASKFNIPRFVFYGMCYYSCCVSRAVAIDRLLFGLESNDELITVPPFPWIKVTRNDFELLISEGEQKGRKFEFTMETIIATLLNSSGIIFNSFYELEPLFDDYWNREFTPKAWSVGPLCLAEPPKGRTEPHNKPKWVQWLDKKLDQGSSVLYVAFGSQAEISPAQLKEIATGLEESKVNFLWVIRKCESEISDGFEERVKERGIVVREWVDQREILMHESVQGFVSHCGWNSVLESICAGVPILAWPMMADQPLNARMVVKEIKVGLRVETCDGSVRGFVKWEGLEKMVKELMEGEKGKEVRKKSKELAEMAKKAMEEGGSSKCTLDLLINETCGKKT; this comes from the coding sequence atggGTTCTATCTCTGGTGATACAAAACCTCACCATGTGGTTCTCTTTCCCTTTATGTCCAAAGGACACACCATCCCACTCCTCCACCTTGCACGCTTACTCCTCCAGCGCCGCCTCACCGTCACCATTTTCACCACTCCAGCCAATCGTCCTTTCATCTCTGAGTCTCTCAATGACACCACAGCCTTCATTCTTGACCTACCATTCTCTCACAACGTGACTGATTTACTTGCTGGCATTGAGAGCACAGACAAACTGCCCTCAATGTCCATGTTCCCTTCGTTTGCAAACGCCACAAAGCTCATGCAGCCCGACTTCGAACGAGCACTCCAGAATCTTCCACGTGTCAGCTTCATGGTCTCTGATGGGTTCCTCTGGTGGACCCAAGAGTCTGCTTCCAAGTTCAACATCCCAAGGTTTGTATTCTATGGTATGTGCTATTACTCTTGCTGTGTGTCTAGAGCTGTGGCTATTGATAGACTTCTCTTTGGACTCGAATCAAATGACGAGTTAATAACAGTGCCTCCTTTTCCATGGATTAAAGTTACTAGAAATGACTTTGAGCTCCTAATTTCTGAGGGGGAGCAAAAGGGTCGGAAATTTGAGTTCACCATGGAAACAATCATAGCGACATTATTGAATAGCTCTGGTATTATATTTAACAGCTTCTATGAGCTTGAGCCTTTGTTTGATGATTATTGGAACCGTGAGTTTACACCCAAGGCCTGGTCCGTGGGGCCTCTTTGCCTGGCTGAGCCACCAAAGGGTAGAACTGAACCCCACAATAAACCCAAATGGGTTCAATGGCTGGACAAGAAGCTTGACCAAGGGAGCTCAGTTCTGTATGTAGCATTTGGGTCTCAGGCAGAGATTTCACCTGCACAACTCAAAGAAATAGCAACTGGATTGGAAGAATCCAAAGTGAATTTCTTGTGGGTGATAAGAAAGTGTGAGTCAGAGATTTCAGATGGGTTTgaagagagagtgaaagagagaggaaTTGTAGTGAGAGAGTGGGTTGACCAAAGGGAGATTTTGATGCATGAGAGTGTGCAAGGGTTTGTTAGCCATTGTGGATGGAATTCTGTGTTGGAGAGCATATGTGCTGGGGTTCCAATCCTTGCATGGCCTATGATGGCAGACCAACCTTTGAATGCAAGAATGGTTGTAAAGGAGATAAAGGTGGGACTGAGGGTTGAGACGTGTGATGGGTCAGTGAGAGGGTTTGTGAAGTGGGAGGGGTTAGAGAAAATGGTGAAGGAGTTAATGGAGGGAGAGAAGGGGAAGGAGGTGAGGAAGAAGAGTAAGGAACTGGCAGAGATGGCCAAGAAAGCTATGGAGGAAGGTGGATCGTCCAAGTGCACATTGGACTTGCTCATTAATGAGACGTGTGGAAAGAAGACATGA